The following is a genomic window from Carassius gibelio isolate Cgi1373 ecotype wild population from Czech Republic chromosome B7, carGib1.2-hapl.c, whole genome shotgun sequence.
GGTGTTTCGTTTTTGGTCCGTACTGAAATCAAGCAAGTTATCCCATgcaaatcagtattttaaataattacataaaaattataatgCCAATCTTAAATAGGAGTTAATGGGTACTAGATAATTTTacggagtgtctatttacactaaataGATAGAAATTGATTTTATATCCATTGAATACGTTTAAAAATAGCTGTTAGTATTTACAGTTTACCAAAAGATGAATCACAGCTGAGCTGGTGCTAGTACTGTATATGCACGACATTACACTCAATATAAAGTGTTTGCAGACAAAATCTTCTCACATTCCCGAACACATATGCAAACACATCATCATAGGTTGATCTTGCACTTGCATCCAGAAATTATGACAAGTATAAACTGTGACATGGCGCTTTTTGCTGTTGCATGTCCACGACAATGTACAACACACATAATTACAGTTCACATGTAGTGGAGTCTAGGGCTCAGATGTTTCCAGATATTTATTACTCATCCACACTGTGACAGCCATATGATGAAGCCTTTCTTCCAGCCGGTAGAGATGAAAACGTCAGCCCAGCTGGCCAGGGAGTGGGGACTGGAGGATGTCGATCACACATTCACAGAAGAAGATTACCACACACTAACCAACTACAAAGCCTTCAGCCAGTTCATGAGGTACTGTCCTGCACCAGAGGATTCATACATTGTAGTTCCTTTCAGCAACACTTCTGTAAACATATGATCCTCTGCAGACCCTTGATTGCTAAGAAGAACCCTAAAATCCCCATGTCCAAGATGATGACCATTCTGGGGGCCAAATGGAGGGAGTTCAGCTCCAATAATCCATTTAAAGGCTCGGCCGCTGCCGTCGCTGCCGCCGCAGCCGCCGCCGCAGCAGCCGTAGCTGAGCAGGTCTCTGCAGCAACAGCCTCCCCTGAACCTCCACCTCAGCCACCACCACTTCGCAAGGCCAAGACCAAAGAGGGCAAAGGTGAGAGGTCACAGAGCATGGGCAGCTGCGTGGGTTTCAGTACAGGACTTGTTAATTCACTTTGTTTAAACACACAGCATCcaaaatttgtgtttttgtcgGGCTGAGGGCTGCTGATGGTAGAcatgctgttgattttttttttatacactacAGGTGATAAAGGAAAAAATTTTAACGTATAATATTTTCCCCAGTTTgttattcacagtgcattaaaacaattgttttgtattacaggtttattgaaatgttatgtttacgTGAGGCACTTCCTCGTTTAAATATTCACACATTTGCATGCAATTGAAAATCTGAACTCAATGAAATCTGATAAACCCACGCTCAgaattcttgttttctttttctttattgaaAAATTATGGAAAAATCTATCTAAAATTTGAGTGCAATAAGCTTATATATTACAGCACAAAATGATATgggccagaaaaaaaaacaataacaaaaaaaacaataactatattatttatttttgttttatcttgCAAGTGAATATTTTGTCAGGGAAGAGTTAAAATTTCGACCGGGCCAGTAGAAAAAAATCAGAGAGAGAGACCTGCAGAGTAAAGCCTTTCATGCTCATATcccatattttttacattaaatttgcatttgcactcattttaagataatatttaacatctttaaatCTAATTTCATAGAAATCTCAAAATGTATATTGATAATACCTAAATTCAcctaaaagcatttttaaactactgattttagttttttgtgttttatttttaatacatctgGACAAAATTTGGTTTCATTTCAATATTGAAATATTGGTTTTCGTCAGGTCCTGGCTATAAGAAACGCAGTAAGAGTCCTCGCGTCTCAGATAAGAAGAAGCCAAAGCCCAAGAAAATGGCTCCTCTGCGTATTAAACTGGGAGCTCTTGGTAACAAGAGGAAGAAGAGCAGTTCGGTGAGAGTTTGTGTGTAATACGTCTGCACATGTTGGGTGCAGTAGTTGTGTTTGATCTTGTGTGTGGTTGTAATTCAGAGCGAGGAGGTGGATGAGGACGATTCTGAGCAGGAGAACTCCAGCGTTCACAGTTCATCAGTACGCTCTGACAGCTCGGGACGggtcaagaagaacaaaaggggTCGCCcagcaaagaagaagaaaaagggtGAGATGTTTACCTTTCCTTATTGTATTGGATCTGTCTTTAAAAACGATGTCTTAATCATCTGATGTATGAACTGAATAAAAACTCCTTTTGACATGAAAACAAGAATGTAATGTAATCTTACCCAATCTTTTCCAAAATTGTTGTTTCTTGATTCATCACTGTAAAATTAAGGGAAGTGCAAAAGAAGGATGTACACCTTCAagtgtacatactgtatatatatatatctgtatatatatatatatatatatatatatatatatatataaatatatatatatatatatatatatatatatatatatagcgaagttctttttttctttgcttagGAGTAGGAAGTTGTTTGAATACCTTTGTAGCTGTATATCGATGACGGCCATGTTGCTGACAGCAATGTTTAGtcaaattatatgtaaatatttgctgCACACGTTCCTCTCAAaagcaaaataaacacacaacaaaaataacaGGGGTGAGAAAAGAGTAGTTAAGAAAGCATCTAATCAAAGCAATGAGCATATGTTTGCACCAGCTCTGTAATTCGGCGCTCTAGTCAAGTCAAACTATGTTTattaatatagctctttattcAATAGATTGCTTTAAAAAAGAAAGCAGCTTTAaagtattgaaaaataaaaactttacttttattacttattatttagTTCCTAGATTTCGTTTGAAGTATGTTGGCGCCTTTAATAGTTTAAAATCGTTTTTTAATGCAATTGAAAAATTGCTTCAAAGAGTTGAAATAGATTTCGTGCCTCTCAATGTCTGTTTCTTTCTCAGTCCTGGGTGATGAGGATGGCGATGGCTATGAGACTGACCATCAGGACTACTGCGAGGTGTGTCAGCAGGGAGGGGAGATCATTCTGTGCGACACCTGTCCTCGAGCGTACCACCTGGTGTGCCTTGAGCCTGAGCTTGAGAAAGCCCCTGAGGGCAAGTGGAGCTGTCCTCACTGCGTGAGTCACATCCACCCAAACCTACAGAACTACAGACTGATTATAACCTGAAACCTGATACTTTTTCCACATTTTATATGGGAAGGtcatcaaaaacatgaaaaattgtTGTCTTTTGTATAGTATGAGATACATTTTTCTTCATAGGCTCTTCATTGTATGCGTTTaagtgtatgtttttgtttttccaggAGAAAGAAGGGATCCAGTGGGAAGCAAAGGAAGACGACTTTGAGGACTTTGAAGAAGAGTGTGACGATGTCCGGGATGTGGAGGCAGGGCTGGGAGGAGAGGAAGAAGATGATCACATGGAGTTCTGTCGCGTATGTAAAGATGGAGGAGAGCTGTTGTGTTGTGACTCCTGTCCGTCGTCCTATCACATTCACTGCCTGAACCCCCCACTGCCCGAGATCCCCAACGGAGAGTGGCTCTGTCCACGCTGCACTGTGAGTAATGCTATGTCACAgggctttatatttatttatttttgttgtattgGAAGTCTCTTAAAAACTATGCACTGATATTTTACGCGGTTTATTGTTTTTCCCATATCCCAGACCCAAACACtttaaactaaaatgttaaaCTATGCTAATAGAAACATAAACAGTATCAATATTTATTGTGAACTAAATGACTTACTGACCCATAGTTGTGGAGTCACCACAACAAACAATTTAGTCCTAATAAAGTTTTTCCAAAAGTTAGTGTACTTGCTTACCATGGAGACAACACTGTCAGTGAAGAGCATGcttgagatgaaatatgagaCATGTGATGTGTGAAGAAAAGAAAGCAATGCAAGGTAAATATCACTTGTTGTGAACaatgtttgtaattttattttcagtcCAGGTGGAATTttgttaaaatatgcaaaaatgtgtgaaaatataattttattgtggGTATAAATGTATCCATAAATGATAGGAATGAATTACATctgtgtatatacatttatatatatatgtgtgtgtacatatatagcattttatgtaattttaatacacaaaataaaatatagctcaGTTGAGGTAAGTTAGTTTACTTGTGCTGATTTTAATTTGATGCAAAATTAGTTTTAGTTTGAGAGATTAAGTAATTTATAAggttacttaaagggatagttcacccaaaaatctaaatgatgtcattaatgtctcaccctcatgtcgttccaaaccttcaatggagggactaagagctctcggactaaatctaaaatatcttaaactgtgtcccgaagatgaacggaggtctcacgggtttggaacgacatgagggtgagtcattaatgacatcatttagatttttgggtgaactatccctttaaggaaaatAGACTTGCgaattttaatttgtaatcaaTGCTTTACAGATTCGTCAGTGATCAGTTTAGTGGAAATATTTCATATGATCTGCAGcttctgttgtttgttttttagtgtCCACCAATCAAAGGGCGAGTGCAAAAAATTCTGCACTGGCGATGGGGTGATCCCCCGCCCCCTGTTCCTGTCCCTCCGCCCCCAGACGCACCCCCTGATGCACCGCCCCCTCCCCCTATGAAGGGTCGTCCAGAGAGAGAGTTCTTTGTGAAGCTTGTGGGACAGTCCTACTGGCACTGCACCTGGATCACAGAGCTACAGGTGCGTCTGTAAGACATTGTGAGCCAGACATCACCGTTAAACGACACACAGACATTTCCCTTATCCATATCTATCCTTCCTCAGCTCGAGATCTTCCACTCTGTGATGTTCCGGAACTATCAGAGGAAAACGGACATGGACGAGCCGCCCAGCCTGGACTACGGCTCCGGGGGAGAAGAGGATTCTGGGAAGAGTGAGAAGCGGAGAGCCAAAGACCCTCAATATGCCATTCTGGAGGAGAAGTACTACCGATATGGCATCAAGCCTGAGTGGATGATGGTGCACAGGATAATCAATCACAGGTGAGTGTTTTTTGTGTTAATATACTACATACTGTCAgaatattagaaatgtctttatgtGTGTGCGCAGTGTGGATAAGAAGGGCAACTACCACTACCTGGTCAAATGGAGAGATCTGACCTATGACCAGTGCACCTGGGAGAGAGATGAGCTGGACATCCCTGAGTTCAGCGCACACAAAACGCTGTACTGGAGACACAGGTGCAGTCACGCATCAATGTTTCAGAAAACTGTCACAAGGGTTTGAATCCTCTCAGAATCTTTGTTTCCTAGCAATCCATCTCGGATGATGGAATAagcagtgttttgttgttgttttttctcataGGGAAGAAGTGATGAAGGAGGACCCAGAGAAGccaaggaggatgaggaggagagaggagaatgATGAAGCCCCATGCACGCCTGTTAATGATGTTGGTGTCAGCCTTTTCTTTTCCTCCAGTGGTTCAggaataacatttttaaagcaaAGTAACACTTTTATGTTAAGTCAAACAAGTACAGCTTAGTCAGAATGGTGTCAGCTggtcatatatttaaatgtaatgtataatagtttttatttttataaaattggtAATATCCTGTAGTTAAGATGAATCATGCGGCTGCTAgatcatatttaatattaattaataggttattaatgtaaaaattaaatgcatttaatatatcaCTACTTTTACTTTCTGTTattgaaaaaaacttttaaaactagcagtttttttcataattacatCAGAAATATCATATATATTGTATGGGAGGCCTGTGAATCAAAAAAGTATCTTGCAAAAAAGTAGCATCTAAaaagaaacacaacaaaatgatCATATTAAGAAAGAATTTCACCGTCATAATATagcacattaatatgcaaatttagcCGTTCAGTGAACTTCAAACTTGCCCTCGTGAAAACTAGCATCTAGTTGCTTAGATAATTAAAGGCCAGACATAACAATAACACACTATTTGTTGATCGGTTCAGTTgtctgctgttttcttttctgtgttaattgtataataaattgtGTCATGCAATGCTGCCAATGTGTAGCATCTTAAATATTCATGTCCTGAAAAATGTAGGCTATTAATTGCAGCCTTAGACACAAAAAGCTATATTACCATCATAAATagattggaaaaaataaatataaaattacaaacagaatacaatgttaatattattttctatgATAATCTAATGTCTACATTTTAAGATGGGGTggccaatcctgctcctggagggctaTCATCTAACACACCTGCTAGGacgttttgattttgatttttgaaGCTTTTAAAACTATTGTTTGTGTATCATATCACAGTTTGAGAGCCACTCTTTTATGCTGttgatttacttttattttctcaTACTATCTACCTGTTAATAGTCCACAAAATTGGGTCCTACCATCTTTTTCTGCCTCCTTGCCATCTATTTTAAATAGCTCTGatgttactttatttttaacatttgcttTCTAACACAAAGTCCTTTTTTGGGCATGTAGGACCACCCTTCTTGTTTCTAAAAAGTTCTCTACCTAACTCTCTTCTCTCAGCCTACCATCAAGTACGAGGAGCAGCCGGACTTTGTGACAGAGACAGGAGGGACGCTGCATCTCTATCAGCTGGAGGGCCTGAATTGGCTGCGGTTCTCCTGGGCACAGGGAACAGACACCATCCTGGCTGATGAAATGGGCTTGGGCAAGACCATCCAGACTATTGTTTTCCTCTACTCGTTATTAAAAGAGGTCTGTGACGCTCCGCTtacaaaagtgtattttaaatgaCATGTAAACTTCTAAACCTCACGTCTCTCTGTCCATGTCTCTCTCCAGGGACACACTAAAGGGCCGTTCCTGGTGAGCGCACCGTTGTCCACAATCATTAACTGGGAACGGGAGTTTGAGATGTGGGCTCCTGACTTCTACGTTGTCACTTACACCGGGGACAAGGACAGCCGGGCCATCATCCGTGAGAACGAATTCACCTTTGACGACGCGCCGGTGAAGGGAGGAAAGAAAGCCTTCAAATTACGGGTGAGAAGGAGAGGAGATGGGCGCTGGAAGGGGAAGGAATGACTGCTGATTGGAGAGGTGAAATGCAAAGATGGACAATGTAGAAAGAAAATGAAGAGAAATGTGACGGAAAGAGAGAAGCCATAGTAATAGAGAAGAGGCAAAGGATGTCATTCTGGTGCTATAGGAAGAAGTGATTTTACTCTaaccattattttcattttttacccATCATCCCTCTAGAGAGAAGCGCCCATTAAGTTCCACGTGTTGTTGACATCCTATGAGCTTGTGACCATAGACCAGAACGTCCTCAAGTCTGTTGACTGGGCCTGTCTTGTAGTGGATGAAGCCCACCGACTCAAAAACAACCAGTCCAAGGTACGCCGACTTAGTTAGGTTTTCCTGTGCTTTTGTCCAAGTTTTGTTTGGtttgagggagtgtgtgtgtgtgtgtgtgtgtgtttgggtgattCATCCTAATCTAATACAGCACATGAAATAACTTCTTGTGTTCTTGGCAACAGGGTAGATTGAGGACAACAGATATAAACTTTTATAAACCATTATAAAAAAGCCATTACATGTTTTCATTCAATGAGTCACTAAATAAGAAAGAATTTGGGGTTATTGAAAAAAATTTGCATGCATTTGATCAAAcgcaataaattaataattgtttgaatgatgaactgttttgtattttaatatattttataattgatgaaagagctgaattttcaacagccattactccagccttaAGTGTCACTTGatcttttaaaaagtcattttaataaGCTCATTTATTGCACAAGTAACTtttttattaaagctgcagtcggtaacttttgactttctagcggttaataaacagaactgcttgcgtcttgcggaagaacatcgtagccggaactacttctctctgtttatgtctatgaagaatcacaaaggtactgggttactctgccgcggtatccccgaagcaatctaaaatagtccgaatataaacacttattataggtgcaccctagtgattcaggacaagctaaaaacacggtttggaaaatggattcacggTGTACtcgtttattatataaatttttctacattttgaaaacaaacaaagttacggaccgcagctctgattggttgtttcttaccggaagcgatggatttctgcaaatggcaataggacactgggaggagccagaggagcttgattttctcagattatctgtctcatattctactatcaggacataatgacaggtttaacaaatatgtaaaaaaatatatttttacaaaagttacctactgcagctttaatactgaaaacagttctaaaatatttaataataaccgAGATATAAGAGTCCTTGCTTAAAAccaattttaattactttttaaaaatccgTAGCGAACCCAAAACTTTAAAGTGGTAGGATGATCTATATTAAGAATAATCGACACATTCAGAAATTAAATAACAACTAATTTTACTCATTATTGTACACGTTTTGCAAAAAGATATAAAATAGTTTAGATAGACTGGCACATCATGGTTTCATAATGAATCTATAGTAAGCACCTTTATATATTTCCAGTTAAGTGAAATACagattttgtatgtgtgtgtgtgtgttttattaactGAAGATGGTTGTTGTGGTGTGTTAGTTCTTCAGGAGACTCAATGACTACAAGATAGACCATAAGCTGCTCCTAACAGGAACTCCTCTCCAGAACAACCTGGAAGAACTTTTCCATCTTCTGAACTTCCTGACACCCAACCGCTTCAAGTATGACCATACGCATAAAAGCACATTTACTGTATATGCTTAAACAGATTATAAAAGTGTCCCAAGAAGTATGTTATATAATGcaatgatatacatttttttgataCATTCTGAGGCCACTGCACATCAGCACAGACACGTTTTAATACTCAAAATAATTGGACTACATCGCTTTATCTCTGTCCTTCAGTAATCTAGAGGGGTTTCTAGAGGAGTTTGCAGATATCTCTAAAGAGGACCAGATTAAGAAACTGCATGACCTGCTCGGCCCACACATGCTCCGGAGACTCAAAGCTGACGTGTTTAAGAACATGCCGGCCAAAACTGAGCTGATCGTCCGAGTGGAGCTCAGCCCCATGCAGAAGTGAGTCCTCAAAGTGTCTCGACGTGTATTTATTATCTCAAAATAATCAGCAGTAGAAGGAATATACAAATATTGaatttgtttaaatacatttcttaCTATGCATGCTAGCCTTTTTCATATGTTTTAACGTGCACATTgtgtaataaacagaaaatactaCAAGTTCATTCTGACGCGTAATTTCGAGGCGCTGAATTCTAAGGGAGGAGGAAACCAGGTGTCTCTGCTCAACATTATGATGGACCTCAAAAAGTGCTGCAACCACCCCTACCTCTTCCCCGTCGCTTCTGCTGTAAGAGCACACACTGTATTTCTGAcggacacaacaacaacaaaaaaaagtagtGTGAAATcctgccacctgctgtcagaaaaTTGGATTTGCTTGATGCTTTCAAAATGTTTGGCTAATAGTAGTGTTTAGTGtttgacaaggtttttttttatcgTGCATATGGGCGTCATAGATTGTCTTGTGTTACAGGAAGCTCCCAAAACACCAAGTGGAGCGTATGAAGGTGCAGGTCTCACTAAGGCTTCTGGGAAACTCATGCTGCTGCAGAAAATGCTCAGAAAACTGAAAGAGCAAGGCCACCGAGTGCTAGTGTTCTCTCAGGTACAAACACACAAGAGAATGCTTTCACTTAGCTTGTGTTTTACACATAATAAGCTGGAATGCACACAGGATCCCAAATTGTGGTTTATTAGTGCCCCCAGGTGGTGTGGAGCACACCTCTGGAAATGTGagaatattgcaatatatatgtGGTTTGAATTTCTCTGTGTTTCTAATCATTACAATCTCATTTGGAGCTAGTGGCAAGCTAGGTGTTTCTTGGATGGTCTGATTTGATCAGATGTGGTACtttgcatgcattttaatttCGTCACGTCTTACTATATCTTATTTAAACTTACACTGGTTCCTCCCCAGATGACAAAGATGCTGGATTTACTGGAGGATTTCCTGGATTATGAGGGCTATAAATATGAGCGAATTGATGGAGGCATCACTGGAGCTCTCCGACAGGAAGCCATCGACAGATTCAACGGTAAGAGCAGTGCAGATAAACATATTTAGGTAATATTACTGTAGTGTGTTTTGGCGAGTTGTGATCCTGTCATGCTTTCAggtcattaaaaaaatttttataaccTGAATGCAAAgcaaatcgctttggataaaagcgtctgctaaatgcataaatgtaaataaatgtatattaaaacattAGGTGGTACTTAGATGGTCTGATATGAAGAAAGGTGGTCTAAAATGTTTGAGAACCTCTCAGCTAGAGATTTGGTTTTAATAGCTATTCAGATGTCATCACAAAGCCATCTTCGCGCTCTCCTCTCTCTTCTCAGTCCAAATGTTGATGATAAATGTGAAGCTCATTGTTTGTAAGACTCAATCCATTCTTGGAGCCGTCGAGTAAGTTGTTTTCAGATGTGGAGGAAAGTTTATGCCAAATGCCGAACGTCTTATCTCGAAACGgcagttgatttattttattgtcgTGGAAGCAAAGCTTGCAGTTTACAAGGGCAAAATTACTTGAGGACAGACACGGTTGGTACATCATATCACTGTTTAAAGCATTTATGAAGTCTGGAGTCATTGCTGAATTTGAATATTACAACGTTTTGAAGGATATATAAACATTGTTGCTATAATTAAATCTTTTGCATTGTGCTCCGGTGAGAGAGGTTGTGTTTGATTGATTGTGTTATAATGACTTGATGACTTTTTGGTTGGCCAAAATTTATGagcaaatctttaaaaaaatctcccAGTGAGCAATTTCATTTAACTTTAAGGAATTAAGGAAGTTTTTCCTCATTTTGACTTGTTTGGGACATAATATTTTCTAATTTCTCTCTCTGTCGGTCACACAGCTCCTGGTGCGTgtcagttttgttttcttctctctaCTCGAGCGGGCGGTCTGGGAATCAACTTGGCCACTGCGGACACAGTCATCATCTTCGACTCTGACTGGAATCCGCACAATGACATTCAGGTAAATATAAAACAGCGGAGTGTCTCACCTGACAGGTTTGATCTGGGGTTTTCTCTGTCGAGTGCCACCTAGAGGACAGTTTGAGTACTGAAAACCTAGAACAGCATCAGTGAGGTTTCACAGCCAAATATATTTAGAATCGTATCTCTTGTCTCCTCTTAGGCCTTCAGCCGAGCTCACCGTATTGGTCAGGCCAATAAAGTGATGATATATCGGTTTGTGACTCGGGCCTCAGTGGAGGAACGAATCACTCAGGTGGCCAAGAGAAAGATGATGCTCACACACCTGGTGGTGCGGCCCGGTCTGGGCTCAAAAGCTGGATCCATGTCTAAACAAGAGCTGGACGACATCCTCAAGTTTGGCACGGAGGAGCTTTTCAAGGATGAGATCGAGGGTGGGATTGAGACATTCAATTGAGATTAATGAACTCGATCGTTTGCTTGTTGAAATGTTGTGAAAAAACTTGCTCTGTAACTCTCTGCAACATGTTGTGATACTGAAGGTTCACCAGCTTGTTTCTTGTTTTCAGCGGGGGAAAATAAGGAGGATGACAGCAGTGTAATTCACTATGACAGTACCGCCATCGAGCGCTTGCTAGACCGCAGCCAGGACGCCACA
Proteins encoded in this region:
- the LOC127962100 gene encoding chromodomain-helicase-DNA-binding protein 3-like isoform X2; this encodes MSSLLRSCEDDEGTAVNSEGGDFDEEEEDDGDLDENASDINSPAAPRETAARAAPDDGETSDRDNLGKKKRGPKKKKETKKKDKDKEGKMAKARKRKKIDSDVERDSDYAVNSDSAASNYGGEKKKKKKHKDKKEKKTKKKKKEDEDSTHEETTKPVEMKTSAQLAREWGLEDVDHTFTEEDYHTLTNYKAFSQFMRPLIAKKNPKIPMSKMMTILGAKWREFSSNNPFKGSAAAVAAAAAAAAAAVAEQVSAATASPEPPPQPPPLRKAKTKEGKGPGYKKRSKSPRVSDKKKPKPKKMAPLRIKLGALGNKRKKSSSSEEVDEDDSEQENSSVHSSSVRSDSSGRVKKNKRGRPAKKKKKVLGDEDGDGYETDHQDYCEVCQQGGEIILCDTCPRAYHLVCLEPELEKAPEGKWSCPHCEKEGIQWEAKEDDFEDFEEECDDVRDVEAGLGGEEEDDHMEFCRVCKDGGELLCCDSCPSSYHIHCLNPPLPEIPNGEWLCPRCTCPPIKGRVQKILHWRWGDPPPPVPVPPPPDAPPDAPPPPPMKGRPEREFFVKLVGQSYWHCTWITELQLEIFHSVMFRNYQRKTDMDEPPSLDYGSGGEEDSGKSEKRRAKDPQYAILEEKYYRYGIKPEWMMVHRIINHSVDKKGNYHYLVKWRDLTYDQCTWERDELDIPEFSAHKTLYWRHREEVMKEDPEKPRRMRRREENDEAPCTPVNDPTIKYEEQPDFVTETGGTLHLYQLEGLNWLRFSWAQGTDTILADEMGLGKTIQTIVFLYSLLKEGHTKGPFLVSAPLSTIINWEREFEMWAPDFYVVTYTGDKDSRAIIRENEFTFDDAPVKGGKKAFKLRREAPIKFHVLLTSYELVTIDQNVLKSVDWACLVVDEAHRLKNNQSKFFRRLNDYKIDHKLLLTGTPLQNNLEELFHLLNFLTPNRFNNLEGFLEEFADISKEDQIKKLHDLLGPHMLRRLKADVFKNMPAKTELIVRVELSPMQKKYYKFILTRNFEALNSKGGGNQVSLLNIMMDLKKCCNHPYLFPVASAEAPKTPSGAYEGAGLTKASGKLMLLQKMLRKLKEQGHRVLVFSQMTKMLDLLEDFLDYEGYKYERIDGGITGALRQEAIDRFNAPGACQFCFLLSTRAGGLGINLATADTVIIFDSDWNPHNDIQAFSRAHRIGQANKVMIYRFVTRASVEERITQVAKRKMMLTHLVVRPGLGSKAGSMSKQELDDILKFGTEELFKDEIEAGENKEDDSSVIHYDSTAIERLLDRSQDATDDSDMQNMNEYLSSFKVAQYTVREDDKIEEIEREIIKQEENVDPDYWEKLLRHHYEQQQEDLARNLGKGKRVRKQVNYNDAAQEDQEWHADISDNQSEYSVGSEEEDEDFDERPEGRRQSRRQLRNEKDKPLPPLLARVGGNIEVLGFNTRQRKAFLNAIMRWGMPAQDAFSSQWLVRDLRGKSEKEFKAYVSLFMRHLCEPVADGSETFADGVPREGLCRQPVLTRIGVMSLVKKKVQEFEHINGKWSMPELKPEITVDSKKSSRASSPAIKTDTPTPEMSCNNTPCTSKPATPSPPDKIEKSLKEVEKDECESMTEPEREREKEKAKEGKEGESVESTEPGETSTAVKEGEIEPVNSEKAQTSESPTKASENSKTKESPAVSQSSPKEKSETEIQEEESTEKEAFPEKTSDSPSVKDESREVLKGDKAEKGEKAAEEKEKSELTSPPTETTEKKEKLDQPSDVKKEEVKGEKDAVKEVRGQREEVPKGNSKPTERPRFMFNIADGGFTELHTLWQNEERAAISSGKINEIWHRRHDFWLLAGIVCHGYARWQDIQNDPQFAIVNEPFKTQVNKGNFLEMKNKFLARRFKLLEQALVIEEQLRRAAYLNMTQDPTHPAMALNARFAEVECLAESHQHLSKESLAGNKPANAVLHKVLNQLEELLSDMKADVMRLPATLSRVPPITARLQMSERSILSRLANKGNETHTPPPIPPGPYATPQNYGPPFTPAPSVALTLAGANYSQMSPGAFISVLNGPPMSVKKEREAELLMARREQRSGEVICIDD